In Cyanobacterium stanieri LEGE 03274, one genomic interval encodes:
- a CDS encoding NblA/ycf18 family protein: protein MTNKAQLSLEQQFNLRSFETQVAQMSRDQAQDFLIKLYEQMLVRENMYKDVLKHQWGLE from the coding sequence ATGACTAACAAAGCACAATTATCATTAGAGCAACAATTTAACCTACGTTCATTTGAAACTCAAGTAGCGCAAATGAGTAGGGATCAAGCTCAGGATTTTTTAATAAAACTCTATGAGCAAATGTTGGTTAGGGAAAATATGTACAAAGACGTATTAAAGCACCAATGGGGCTTAGAGTGA